In the genome of Xenopus laevis strain J_2021 chromosome 1S, Xenopus_laevis_v10.1, whole genome shotgun sequence, one region contains:
- the chfr.S gene encoding E3 ubiquitin-protein ligase CHFR-like codes for MEGLGEKKPWGKLIRLFGTETESSSEQFLYKKEWTIGRKKACDLSLSGNKLVSGEHCKITVNEESGHVSLEDTSTNGTVINKLKVIKKKSYSLKNGDVIYVVYKKNEPEQNIAYLYKSLNQGQDSMLDPADTSGSEEADTQTLSSQDDQLSYEEPQPSTSTSSLFSTPTTSAIPGVQLESGETSGESLGGHSSKSDESPAMRADIPESNLPAQEQGSLGPPKKRMRTVVEDHWTSNKNVVSESCPKGAINESMKPDKMEETLTCIICQELLHDCVSLQPCMHTFCAACYSGWMERSSFCPTCRCPVERICKNHILNNLVEAYLIQHPEKCRSEEDRCSMDARNKITQDMLQPKVRRSFSDEEGSSEDLLELSDVDSESSDISQPYTVCRQCPGYVHHSMQPPPYPSDTETSRTQGDAPSTSTNFPTATQEYVCPSHGRHVICNCCFQPMPDRRAEREHNSHVAPQQCTICLEHFCHMYWGCNRMGCFGCLAPFCELNLGDKCLDGVLNNNNYESDILKNYLASRGLTWKDMLNESLAAVQRGVFMIPDYRINGTTVLCYFCGLRNFRILIYQYRQNIPASELPVTVTSRPNCYWGRNCRTQVKAHHAMKFNHICEQTRFKN; via the exons ATGGAAGGCTTAGGGGAGAAGAAGCCCTGGGGGAAGCTTATTAGACTGTTTGGAACTGAGACGGAATCTTCATCTGAACAATTTCTTTACAAAAAGGAATGGACAATAGGCAGAAAGAAAG CATGTGACCTGTCTTTATCTGGAAACAAATTAGTGTCTGGAGAACACTGCAAAATCACAGTGAATGAAGAATCTGGTCATGTTTCTTTAGAGGACACCAG CACAAATGGCACAGTAATCAACAAACTGAAAGTAATAAAGAAAAAGTCATACTCCTTGAAAAATGGTGACGTGATTTATGTTGTCTATAAGAAAAATGAGCCAGAACAAA ATATTGCTTACCTATACAAATCCTTAAACCAGGGACAAGATAGTATGCTGGATCCAGCAG ATACCTCGGGTTCAGAGGAAGCTGACACTCAGACTTTGTCATCTCAAGATGATCAGCTGTCATATGAGGAACCTCAGCCTTCCACCTCCACATCCAGTCTTTTCAGCACACCTACTACCTCTGCAA TTCCTGGAGTACAGCTTGAGAGTGGTGAGACGTCTGGAGAAAGTCTTGGAGGCCACAGCTCCAAATCCGATGAAAGCCCTGCGATGAGAGCTGATATTCCTGAATCTAATTTACCAGCACAAGAGCAGGGTTCTTTAGGTCCTCCAAAAAAGAGAATGAGAACAG TTGTAGAAGACCATTGGACAAGcaacaaaaatgttgtttctgaaaGTTGTCCAAAAGGAGCAATCAACGAAAGTATGAAGCCAGATAAGATGGAGGAAACGCTCACCTGTATTATCTGTCAGGAATTGCTACACGACTGTGTCAG TTTGCAGCCATGCATGCACACTTTTTGTGCTGCCTGCTATTCCGGTTGGATGGAACGTTCTTCCTTCTGCCCCACCTGCCGCTGCCCTGTTGAGCGCATCTGTAAAAACCATATCCTGAACAATTTGGTGGAGGCTTATTTGATCCAGCATCCAG AGAAATGCCGCAGTGAGGAAGACAGGTGTAGTATGGATGCACGGAATAAGATCACACAAGATATGTTGCAGCCAAAGGTACGTCGGTCATTCTCTGATGAAGAGGGCAGCTCTGAGGATCTGCTGGAGCTTTCTGATGTGGATAGTGAATCCTCTGACATAAG CCAGCCTTATACTGTATGCAGGCAGTGCCCTGGATATGTGCACCACAGTATGCAACCCCCACCATATCCTTCTGACACAGAAACCTCACGGACACAAGGAGATGCCCCTTCTACCTCTACCAACTTTCCTACAG CTACCCAGGAATATGTGTGCCCTTCACATGGAAGGCACGTAATCTGCAATTGCTGCTTCCAGCCGATGCCAGACCGAAGGGCAGAACGGGAGCACAATTCTCATGTGGCACCACAGCAAT GCACTATATGTTTGGAGCATTTTTGCCACATGTACTGGGGATGCAACCGGATGGGCTGCTTTGGGTGTTTGGCTCCATTCTGTG AGTTAAATCTAGGAGACAAATGTTTGGATGGGGTTTTAAATAACAATAACTATGAATCAGACATCCTCAAG AATTACCTGGCATCCAGGGGGCTCACGTGGAAAGACATGCTGAATGAAAGCTTGGCCGCTGTCCAGAGAGGGGTGTTTATGATTCCTG ATTACAGGATAAATGGAACGACTGTACTCTGCTACTTCTGTGGGCTGAGAAACTTTAGAATTTTAATTTACCAGTACAGACAAAACATCCCAGCTTCAGAGCTACCAG TGACTGTTACTTCTCGGCCAAATTGCTATTGGGGGCGGAATTGCAGAACTCAGGTTAAAGCTCATCATGCAAT GAAATTCAATCACATATGTGAACAAACCCGCTTCAAGAACTGA